Within Macellibacteroides fermentans, the genomic segment AATGTCCGAACACTTTCAACCACTTCTGCCTGATCGTCTTTATCTACATATTGTGTCTTTCCGGGGAATAATATGCCGGGATATAGTCGCTTGAAGTTAAATGCTTTAACCTGGTGTTCTTTGCCAAGCTCGTCATAAAGCATGGCGCTGAACTGGGCGATTCCGCCCCGGTAAGGATAAAATGGAGAGAGGATGGCAATCTTCATAATTGGATACATAGTGAAAGAAAAGAGGGTGAACCGTGTTGCCGGTTCACCCTTCATTATATTAATATCTGTAGTGTTCCGGTTTATAAGGTCCGTCTACGGGTACACCGATGTAATCGGCCTGCTTTTCACTTAAAACAGACAGTTTCACACCGATACGTTCCAGATGCAGGCGGGCTACCTCTTCGTCGAGTCGTTTAGGCAGGCGATAAACACCTATTTCGTAAGCCATCTGCCACAGATCTATTTGTGCCAGAACCTGGTTTGTAAATGAATTGCTCATTACAAAAGAGGGGTGTCCGGTTGCACAACCCAGGTTTACCAAACGTCCTTCGGCCAACAGGAAGATGGAGTTCCCGGTTGGAAAGGTGTACTTGTCTACCTGTGGTTTGATGTTTGTATGTTTGATATTTGGATAATTAACCAGCTTGTCTACCTGAATCTCGTTGTCGAAATGGCCGATGTTACATACAATAGCCTGATCTTTCATCTGAGCCATATGCTCGATGGTGATGATATCGCAGTTTCCGGTAGTGGTAACAAATATGTTACCCTCTTTAACCGCCTCTTCCATGGTGGTTACTTCAAATCCTTCCATGGCAGCCTGCAATGCACAGATCGGGTCTATTTCGGTCACGATCACACGTGCACCGTACGAACGCATGGAACGGGCACATCCTTTACCTACATCACCATAACCCAGAACAACTACTACCTTACCGGCAATCATTACATCGGTGGCACGTTTGATACCATCGGCCAGCGATTCGCGGCAACCGTACAGATTATCGAATTTGGATTTGGTTACCGAGTCGTTTACATTGATGGCAGGAACCAGCAATTCCCCTTTTTCCATCATCTGGTAAAGACGATGTACACCGGTGGTTGTCTCTTCTGAAACCCCTTTCATCTCTTCAACCGCACGATGCCAGCGCTGGTTATCTTCGGCCAGAATAGTATTGAGTGTATCCAGAATAACCTGCTCTTCATGATTGCCGCCTTTACGGTTGATGGTTTCGGCGTCTATTTCGGCACGGTATCCCATATGTACCAACAGGGAAGCATCACCTCCGTCGTCTACAATCATATGCGGACCTTTTCCTTCGGGGAAACGGAGTGCCATGTCTGTACACCACCAGTATTCTTCGAGGGATTCTCCTTTCCACGCAAATACAGGTACGCCTGTGGCGGCAATGGCGGCGGCGGCATGATCCTGCGTAGAGAAAATATTACAGCTTGCCCAGCGAACATCGGCTCCCAGAGCAACCAATGTCTCGATCAGAACGGCCGTCTGAATAGTCATGTGCAATGAGCCGGTAATTCGGGCGCCTTTTAGCGGCTGTTTATCGGCATACTTGGCACGAAGCGCCATTAAACCCGGCATTTCGTGTTCGGCGATTTCAATCTCCTTGCGACCAAACTCGGCCAAACTCATATCCGCTACTTTATAAGGCAGCGTGGTTGGAAATAGTTGTGACATATTGAATAAAATAGATTGTTCAGTTTGCAAAGGTAAATAAAAAGCATGAAGTTAGTTGTTAAGGAAAAGAAAAAGAGAGCTTTCCATAGGGGAAGGCTCTCTTCTATATGCTCATTGAGGGGTTATTCCCTGTTCTTTGAGTAGTTGTAACCCGATATCTTTGAGTTTATATTTTTGGATCTTGCCACTTCCCGTCAATGGAAAGCCGTCAATGAAGAATACATATTTTGGTATTTTATGGCGGGCTATTTTACCCCGGCAGAAATCTTTGACAATTTCTTCGGTAAGAGTCACGCCCTCTTTTTGAATGATAAAGGCTCCTACCTCTTCTCCATATTTCTGCGAGGCGATGGCGGCAACCTGTACATCTTTTACACCTTCCAGGTGGTATAGGAACTCTTCTATTTCGCGGGGGTAAATATTTTCACCTCCCCGAATGATCATATCTTTTATCCGGCCGGTTATTACATAGTTTCCTTGTTCATTTTTGATACCCAGATCGCCGCTGTGTAACCAGCCATCCTTATCGATAACTTCGGCGGTAGCTTCCGGATTTTTATAGTAGCCTTTCATAACAAGGTATCCGCGGCAGCATATTTCCCCCTGAACACCCTGAGGACATTCTTCTCCGGTTTCCGGATTTACAATCTTCACTTCCGTGTGAGGGTATTCTTTTCCAACTGTAGTACATCTTTCTTCGAAGGAATCATCCAGGGTTGTATGAGTCATTCCCGGTGAACTTTCGGTAAGTCCATATACACTAGTTATATGTGTAATATGCATCTTATCTGTTACTGCACGCATCAGCTCAATGGGGCATAAGGCTCCTGCCATGATCCCTGTTCGTAGCGAGGTGAGGTCGAACATGGAAAACATGGGATGGTTCAATTCGGCAATAAACATGGTGGGAACGCCATAGAGAGCGGTGCACCGTTCTTTGTGAACAGAAGCCAGAACCACCAGCGGGTCAAACTTTTCCACCATCACCTGGGTGGACCCGTGCGTAAGGCAATTCATGGTTGCCAGTACTACGCCAAAACAGTGGAACAGGGGTACACAGCAACATAGCTTATCGTTTTGTGTAAAACCCATGCCTTCTCCTGTAAAGAGTCCGTTGTTTGTTATATTGTGATGTGTGAGCATTACACCTTTTGGGAATCCGGTGGTTCCAGAGGTATATTGCATATTGGCTACGTCATGACATGTAATGGTGGATTTTACATCGTCCAGCACTTCGTCGCTGATGTTGTCTCCCAACAGTAATAATTCGGGTGTATTGTACATCCCTCTGAATTTTTCCTGGCCGATAAAAACCACATTCTTCATTTTGGGAAAACGGCTGCAGCTAAGATAACCTCGTTGAGAATTTCTAAGTTCGGGAATCATTTCGTAGACCATGTCTACATAGTTTCCGTCAAATACCCCTTCGGTAATACATAAGGTGTGTAAATCCGAATTTTCAACAAGAAATTCCAGTTCGTGCTGCTTGTAATTGGTATTTACAGTTACCAATACCGCTCCGATTTTAGCTCCGGCATACAGAAAGGTAAGCCAGTCGGGAACATTGGTTGCCCAGATTCCTACATGGGTTCCTTTTGTTACACCGATAGCCAGCAATCCTTTGGCCATTTTGTCTACCCGTTCGTTAAACTCCTTCCAGGTGAAACGCAGGTCGCGGTCCGAATAAACAAGGTATTCTTTATCGGGTGTTGTCTCGGCCCAATGCTCAAGCCATTGTCCGATTGTTTTGTCTTGTAATTCCATAAAGAGATGATAATTAGTATGGCGTATATACTACAGCCAGTATTTTAGCTGTACTGCCGGCTCCGGCATGTACATGATGGGCTACAATCGAATCGTAATAAATGCTGTCTCCCTCTTCAAGGATGTAGGTGTTTTTGCCGTAATTGATCTCTACGATACCTTCAAGAACATAGATAAATTCTTCGCCTTCGTGTGTGGAAAGGATAAAATCTACGCCCGATGACGAGGCAATATCGATCAGGAACGGCTCCATGTGTCGTCCCGACTTTGCTTTCGACAAGGAATGGTATTCCATGTGCTTGCGTGCTTTGGTGGCATTGTTTGAGAAGCTTATACTTTCTGTAGCGGTATTGTTGTCTTGTTTCCGACAAATAACCGGACCCAGCTCTGTCTGATCGTCGAGGAATGTGCCCAGACGAACTCCCAGCACGCGGGCAATCTTGATTAACGGAGCCAGGGAAGGAAAATCAAGACTTCCTTCTATACGCTCTACCTGATCTACACTTAATCCGGAGCGTTCGGCAACTTCCTGAACGGTGAGGTTTTTGGATTCGCGGATGCGTTGTATTTTTGCTCCTATAATCTTGTTATTTCCCATGATAATTAAGTTGTATGTATTTTATTAATTTTTCGGCTGATTATAATTTGTTACAAAACACGGCAAAAATACATTAAATATTCAAAGATTAGGCTATTTTGTGTGGTTTTTAATCTGTTTTTTGATTAAAAGGGAGTTGTTATAACAAAAGAAAAGGGCCCCCTTCAATGAAGAGAGCCCTTTAACTTCCTGAGAAGTTGTTTCTTACTTTCTGATACCAAGTTCTTTGATGATTGCACGATATCTTTCGATGTCTTTAGCAATTAGGTAATCCAGTAAACGACGACGTTTACCTACCAACATTTTAAGAGCTCTTGAAGTACTATAATCTTTGTGATTCTTTTTCAAGTGTTCTGTTAAATGAGAAATGCGGAAAGTGAAAAGAGCGATCTGGCTTTCTGCAGAACCTGTGTCTGCGCTAGACTTTCCGTACTTTTCGAAAAGTTCTGCCTTTTTAGCTGAATCTAAATACATGAATTCTACTTTTAAAAAATTAATACTATTGTTTCAAAGCGTGCGCAAAGGTAGCCATTAGTTTTTTGATAGACAACACTTTTACTTTTCTTTTTTTCCATATGAAAGGAATTTGTCGTAAATTTGCAGCCAATAAATTAGTCTCAATGCAAAAGATTAGAAACATCGCGATTATCGCGCACGTGGATCACGGTAAAACAACGCTCGTTGACAAAATGTTATTAGCAGGTAAGCTTTTCCGTGAAGGACAGGCAGAACCCGACCAGTTTTTGGATAGTAATGACCTTGAGCGCGAAAGAGGTATTACGATTCTTTCCAAGAACGTATCCATTACTTACAATGATTATAAAATCAACATTATTGATACTCCGGGGCACGCCGACTTTGGTGGCGAGGTTGAAAGAGTATTGAATATGGCCGACGGTGTTTTATTGTTAGTAGATGCGTTTGAAGGCCCAATGCCTCAAACCCGTTTTGTACTGCAGAAGGCCATCCAGCTCGGATTAAAACCAATTGTAGTTGTTAATAAAGTAGATAAACCAAACTGCAGACCGTCTGAAGTTCAGGAAATGGTGTTCGATCTGATGTTTAGTCTGGACGCCACCGAAGAACAGTTGGACTTCCCGACAATTTATGGCTCTGCTAAAAATGGTTGGATGTCTACCGACTGGAATGAACCTAAAGAAGATATTTCCGCATTGCTTGATGCAATCATAGAATATATCCCCGAACCTGTAACATTGGAAGGTACTCCGCAGATGCTTATCACTTCGCTCGACTTCTCCAAATATGTGGGTCGTATTGCCATCGGTCGCGTACACCGTGGTGAATTGAGAGAGGGGCAGGATGTGATGCTTTGCAAGCGTGACGGTTCTATGGTAAAATCACGCATCAAGGAGGTGAATGTATTTGAAGGTCTGGGTCGTAGTAAAGTGAACTCGGTTAAATCGGGTGATATCTGTGCCCTTATCGGCATCGAAGGTTTTGAAATTGGAGAAACTATTGCCGATTTTCTGGAGCCCGAGGCTTTACCTACCATTGCGATCGACGAACCTACCATGTCTATGTTGTTTACAATCAACAATTCTCCCTTCTACGGAAAAGATGGAAAGTTTGTAACATCACGTCATATATTTGAACGTCTGCAGAAAGAACTTGATAAGAACCTGGCATTACGTGTGGAACCTACCGACTCGGCCGATTCGTGGCTGGTATACGGTCGTGGTGTATTGCACTTGTCTGTACTTATCGAAACAATGCGTCGCGAAGGATACGAATTACAGGTGGGTCAGCCTCAGGTAATCATCAAAGAAATCGATGGCGTAAAATGTGAGCCGGTTGAAGAGCTTACCATTAACCTCCCCGAAGAGTGTTCAAGCCGTATCATTGATATGGTTACAAAACGCAAAGGCGAAATGAGAATGATGGAGAGCAAGAACGATCGTATCCATCTTCAGTTCATCATTCCTTCACGTGGTATTATCGGGTTGAACAACGCAGTGCTTACTGCTTCGGCAGGTGAAGCCATAATGGCTCATCGTTTCATCGAATTCCAACCCTGGAAAGGGGATATTGAACGTCGTGCCAATGGCGCGATTATCGCTATGGAAGCGGGTACGGCTTTTGCTTATGCATTAAATAACCTTCAATCAAGAGGACGCTTTTTTGTTAGTCCCCAGGAAGATGTGTATGCCGGTCAGATTGTGGGTGAGCATTCGAAAGAAGGAGACTTGGTCGTAAATGTCACTAAGTCGAAGAAGCTTACCAATATGCGTGCATCCGGATCGGATGATAAGGTTTCTTTGGCTCCTCCGGTTGTATTCAGTCTGGAGGATGCGTTGGAATATATCAAAGCCGACGAGTATGTGGAGGTTACACCTAACAGCATGCGTCTGCGTAAAATTGTTCTCGACGAGAATGAGCGCAAGCGTATGAGCAGATAATATATCCATCTTTAGATAAAAAGGGTGCCGGATTTGATTCCGGCACCCTTTTTTATGTTCGCCCAGCACGAACGTCTTCTAGCGGGTCTTATATAAATAAAGCCCCAGGCGGATGCCTGAGGCTTTATCGTATTTAATAAAATGTAGTTCTTACTTTACTAAAGCAGAGAATGCAGCATCAGCAGCAAATTTTGCAAATTCAAGATCCTTAGCAGCTTCTTTAGCCATGGCCTTGTCTTTTGCAATAGATGATTTCAAATTGCTGATTACACCGTTAACGTTGTTTGTACGAGCAGCAACAACAGCTTTCAAATAATCTGTTGTAGCGTCTGCGTTAGCAACACCGTCTAATGTTTGCTGAGCTTTGCTGTAGTCCTTTACAAGGATCTGAGCTAAAGCAGCGTTATTGCTCTTTGTTGCACCGAAAGAGTTAACAGCCTTAGCGTATTCGCCTTTTTCAAGGTAAAGAACGCCCAGAGCTTCACTTAATTCAGCAACACCTGCAGCGCTACCAAACAATTGTTCAGCCTTAGCCTGGTCACCCTTAGTTAAAGCGATCAAACCTAAGTTCATGTTAGATTCGTTGTTTGCCTTAACAGAATTAGCTTTATTGAACATTGCTTCAGCAGCAGACAAATCACCGTTCAGGAAGTTGATCATACCAACGTTGTTGTATGTACGGTAATCGCTAGGGAACAATTCAACAGCTTTTTTGTAGATTGCTTCTTTTTCTGCAGTTGTTTTTGCCAAAGCACCAGCATAAAGAAGTTCTTCTACTGTAAGAGCTTTTGCATCCGTTTTAGCAAGGTTGGCAATTTCGTCGTCTGATTTACCAATGATTTCGATATTGGCAGTCAAACGTGAACGACGCAACTGAGGAAGAATTTCGTCAGCAAGGTTGCTGTAAACTGCAGAGATATTCTTGATTTCTTTTTCTCTCTGTTCTGGATCGTTGTACATTGAAAGAACGCGAAGAACCAAGTCTTTGTCCTGAAGGTTAGAGTTGGCAACCAATTCTTTGAAACCTTCCCAGTCTTCAGCTGTGTAACGAGCGTCTACCGGAGCATCGATTTTTTCTTTCTTCAATTCTTTAGCAAGATATTTAGAAGTGTTCTTTTCACGCTTTTCAGCAAGACCTGTATTCAGATCAAGACCACCATCAGGAGAAGCATATGCAGAAATTTCGATAGCTACATTTTGGTTAGGAGCTTCGTTTGCATTCTTAACAAGGTTTTTCCAATCAGCCAATTCGCCTTTCTTCAATTCTTTTGTGCGAAGTTCAGCTTGTTGGATAAGGAACATGATGTTTGCATTGTGAGCTTCTTTAATGATGCGTTGGAACTTATCGGCAGCCAAAGCTGGAGTTGCAGTTCCTGCGTCAGCCAAAGCTGAAGTTGCAATAACACCTTCGCCAATCTTGATGTCGGGAAGAGCTACTGTTTTGTTCTTGATTTTAGCTTCGAAAGTCAGATATAATTCTGATTTCTTCATTTCAGGCTTGTAAGTGAAAGAAGATTTCATTGTAACATTGGCTCCTGCAGCTTGAGGAATTACCTGGTTGTTACCATTTACTTTTTCACCTTGGTATGTGTAAGCTGTGCCCCATGCTTCGCCACCTTCATACCTTAAAACCGGAGTTACAGTTACAACAGCGTTTTTGTTGAACCATTTTGCCGGGAATGTAGCATTGATTGTTACAGGAACTTTGCCACCGATTGCCTCAAGTGGCTGCGGTTCGGCCTTGATGTACTGTTCTGCTAACGGTTTCAACTTGCTTGAGCAAGAAGAAAAGGTTACAATTGTTGCCAAAATGAAAAATGGCAAGAAAAACTTTTTGTTCATAATTTGATGTAAGTTTAAAATGATATTTATGTATTTATATTCACTTCTTTTGCTTATTATACATTAGCCTGCAAAACTAAAGTATTATTTTAAGGAAGTATAGAATTCCGGTCATAAAATGTCACTAATTTAATACTTATTAATGAAAGTAGACCATGTTTAATTAATATAAAATTAAATTTTATATACGATGACCTTTTATATAATTCTATTACTTCAAGTCTAAAGAAACGATTACTTGTCTAAAATACGTATAATTTTCATAGGCAAAAAATATATTTTAGTTTATTGATACAATTAAATATTAAAGTACAATTTTTGTTGCATATCTGTTTTTCCCGGCCTTTACTTTAACGATATAGATTCCTCGTGAAAGATGGCCCACAGGTAACGTAATGCGCTCTGAACGGAAAGAATTCGTTTGGATCAACTTGCCGGTAACCGACAATAATTCCACCTGTACAGATTCCGTTGTATTGTTTGTTAAAATATAAAGCTGTTTTCTGTCTGCTCCCGTATAAACACGGATTGCCGGATTTAAATCTTCTGGTTCGATGCCGACAGGAATTTCACCGGATGATTCCATGTATTGAACAACGGGGTCGATAAACAGGGATGTTGCAAAGTTAATCACGTTGGAAGCTTCCGTCCATTCGCCTCCACGTTTAATCCATGCCGTATTTTTGGTGGATTCTCCAGATTTGAGATTGTAAACAGCGATTGTATCACCGGCTACATTTTCAATTGTATAGGAGATATAGAATTCGTTTTCGGCAACTACCCGGGATGTAAATGGAACAAATGTTTCCATGTCGCGGTTCAAGGGCTTGTCGGTTTCTATAAAATCAGTTTTGGATGCATCCAGATTGGTATAGGTAGGCTTGAATATTTGCGAATGGATAAGCTGACCGGGTTTGCCTGACCCGCTATGCACTGCAATTGTAACCTTACTGTCTTTCCACGAGCCGATGGCTGAGGGAGTAACAACAAAAACACCGTGTATACGAACCTTCTCTCCTGAAATGGAATAACCTTCTGCAAAACTCTCCGGGTGGGTTGTATTTGTTCCGAAAACAAATCCCGAGTCGGGCAACGCGACCTTGAGAGCTTCAATGTTATTTCTGTTCCCGTTGTTGGTGAG encodes:
- the ahcY gene encoding adenosylhomocysteinase — its product is MSQLFPTTLPYKVADMSLAEFGRKEIEIAEHEMPGLMALRAKYADKQPLKGARITGSLHMTIQTAVLIETLVALGADVRWASCNIFSTQDHAAAAIAATGVPVFAWKGESLEEYWWCTDMALRFPEGKGPHMIVDDGGDASLLVHMGYRAEIDAETINRKGGNHEEQVILDTLNTILAEDNQRWHRAVEEMKGVSEETTTGVHRLYQMMEKGELLVPAINVNDSVTKSKFDNLYGCRESLADGIKRATDVMIAGKVVVVLGYGDVGKGCARSMRSYGARVIVTEIDPICALQAAMEGFEVTTMEEAVKEGNIFVTTTGNCDIITIEHMAQMKDQAIVCNIGHFDNEIQVDKLVNYPNIKHTNIKPQVDKYTFPTGNSIFLLAEGRLVNLGCATGHPSFVMSNSFTNQVLAQIDLWQMAYEIGVYRLPKRLDEEVARLHLERIGVKLSVLSEKQADYIGVPVDGPYKPEHYRY
- a CDS encoding AMP-binding protein, encoding MELQDKTIGQWLEHWAETTPDKEYLVYSDRDLRFTWKEFNERVDKMAKGLLAIGVTKGTHVGIWATNVPDWLTFLYAGAKIGAVLVTVNTNYKQHELEFLVENSDLHTLCITEGVFDGNYVDMVYEMIPELRNSQRGYLSCSRFPKMKNVVFIGQEKFRGMYNTPELLLLGDNISDEVLDDVKSTITCHDVANMQYTSGTTGFPKGVMLTHHNITNNGLFTGEGMGFTQNDKLCCCVPLFHCFGVVLATMNCLTHGSTQVMVEKFDPLVVLASVHKERCTALYGVPTMFIAELNHPMFSMFDLTSLRTGIMAGALCPIELMRAVTDKMHITHITSVYGLTESSPGMTHTTLDDSFEERCTTVGKEYPHTEVKIVNPETGEECPQGVQGEICCRGYLVMKGYYKNPEATAEVIDKDGWLHSGDLGIKNEQGNYVITGRIKDMIIRGGENIYPREIEEFLYHLEGVKDVQVAAIASQKYGEEVGAFIIQKEGVTLTEEIVKDFCRGKIARHKIPKYVFFIDGFPLTGSGKIQKYKLKDIGLQLLKEQGITPQ
- the rpsO gene encoding 30S ribosomal protein S15, which gives rise to MYLDSAKKAELFEKYGKSSADTGSAESQIALFTFRISHLTEHLKKNHKDYSTSRALKMLVGKRRRLLDYLIAKDIERYRAIIKELGIRK
- the typA gene encoding translational GTPase TypA, which codes for MQKIRNIAIIAHVDHGKTTLVDKMLLAGKLFREGQAEPDQFLDSNDLERERGITILSKNVSITYNDYKINIIDTPGHADFGGEVERVLNMADGVLLLVDAFEGPMPQTRFVLQKAIQLGLKPIVVVNKVDKPNCRPSEVQEMVFDLMFSLDATEEQLDFPTIYGSAKNGWMSTDWNEPKEDISALLDAIIEYIPEPVTLEGTPQMLITSLDFSKYVGRIAIGRVHRGELREGQDVMLCKRDGSMVKSRIKEVNVFEGLGRSKVNSVKSGDICALIGIEGFEIGETIADFLEPEALPTIAIDEPTMSMLFTINNSPFYGKDGKFVTSRHIFERLQKELDKNLALRVEPTDSADSWLVYGRGVLHLSVLIETMRREGYELQVGQPQVIIKEIDGVKCEPVEELTINLPEECSSRIIDMVTKRKGEMRMMESKNDRIHLQFIIPSRGIIGLNNAVLTASAGEAIMAHRFIEFQPWKGDIERRANGAIIAMEAGTAFAYALNNLQSRGRFFVSPQEDVYAGQIVGEHSKEGDLVVNVTKSKKLTNMRASGSDDKVSLAPPVVFSLEDALEYIKADEYVEVTPNSMRLRKIVLDENERKRMSR
- a CDS encoding helix-turn-helix domain-containing protein, coding for MGNNKIIGAKIQRIRESKNLTVQEVAERSGLSVDQVERIEGSLDFPSLAPLIKIARVLGVRLGTFLDDQTELGPVICRKQDNNTATESISFSNNATKARKHMEYHSLSKAKSGRHMEPFLIDIASSSGVDFILSTHEGEEFIYVLEGIVEINYGKNTYILEEGDSIYYDSIVAHHVHAGAGSTAKILAVVYTPY
- a CDS encoding tetratricopeptide repeat protein; its protein translation is MNKKFFLPFFILATIVTFSSCSSKLKPLAEQYIKAEPQPLEAIGGKVPVTINATFPAKWFNKNAVVTVTPVLRYEGGEAWGTAYTYQGEKVNGNNQVIPQAAGANVTMKSSFTYKPEMKKSELYLTFEAKIKNKTVALPDIKIGEGVIATSALADAGTATPALAADKFQRIIKEAHNANIMFLIQQAELRTKELKKGELADWKNLVKNANEAPNQNVAIEISAYASPDGGLDLNTGLAEKREKNTSKYLAKELKKEKIDAPVDARYTAEDWEGFKELVANSNLQDKDLVLRVLSMYNDPEQREKEIKNISAVYSNLADEILPQLRRSRLTANIEIIGKSDDEIANLAKTDAKALTVEELLYAGALAKTTAEKEAIYKKAVELFPSDYRTYNNVGMINFLNGDLSAAEAMFNKANSVKANNESNMNLGLIALTKGDQAKAEQLFGSAAGVAELSEALGVLYLEKGEYAKAVNSFGATKSNNAALAQILVKDYSKAQQTLDGVANADATTDYLKAVVAARTNNVNGVISNLKSSIAKDKAMAKEAAKDLEFAKFAADAAFSALVK